From Pedobacter indicus, a single genomic window includes:
- a CDS encoding DUF1989 domain-containing protein, which translates to MTTRIEKQTGAAFQLKAGEKLKVIDPLGEQVSDMVLFSADDKREKISSGKTLDFENTILITKGHHLWSNRGRQMMEILEDTNGRNDFLLAPCSPETFQILYNNPDYHPSCFENLYTNLAQFGIEPDDIPTAFNIFMNVQFAADGELSVDPPLSKAGDYLLFEAKMDLIVGLTACSAEQSNNYSFKPIEYEIVGQR; encoded by the coding sequence ATGACGACAAGAATCGAAAAGCAAACTGGTGCAGCTTTCCAATTAAAAGCTGGGGAAAAACTAAAAGTAATCGACCCGCTCGGTGAGCAAGTAAGTGATATGGTGCTTTTTAGCGCAGACGATAAACGAGAAAAAATATCCTCGGGAAAAACATTAGATTTTGAGAATACAATACTCATTACCAAAGGTCATCATCTCTGGAGTAATAGAGGTCGGCAGATGATGGAAATACTAGAAGACACCAATGGCCGTAATGATTTTCTTCTGGCGCCTTGTAGTCCGGAAACTTTTCAAATTCTTTATAACAACCCGGACTATCATCCCAGTTGTTTTGAGAACCTATATACCAATCTTGCTCAGTTCGGCATTGAGCCAGACGACATCCCGACGGCTTTCAATATTTTTATGAATGTGCAGTTTGCAGCAGATGGCGAGCTGTCGGTAGATCCCCCACTGAGCAAGGCGGGCGACTACCTGCTATTCGAAGCGAAGATGGATTTAATCGTTGGTTTAACAGCCTGCTCGGCAGAACAATCAAACAATTATTCATTCAAACCGATCGAATACGAGATTGTCGGTCAACGTTAA
- the gntA gene encoding guanitoxin biosynthesis heme-dependent pre-guanitoxin N-hydroxylase GntA, with the protein MRTDYNQTYFRPQEIDADAPDKIQLINEHFINKVDDTEYPCLGAKSALHTQHYRFGNYGSMGSKETTHSLGQDLKTYIKETIEADSQYMSMIAIFSDEVKTELDFEQKLWTQLQKLHDSEKDHTDWDPNVASDPASDDFSFSFDQTAFFVVGMHPLSSRKARQLDFCAMAFNLHRQFEQLREGDQYEKMKQVIRDREINYQGSINPMLRDYGEGSEAAQYSGREVDDNWKCPFHP; encoded by the coding sequence ATGAGGACAGATTATAACCAAACGTATTTTAGGCCACAAGAGATAGACGCCGATGCACCGGATAAAATTCAGTTGATTAATGAACACTTTATCAATAAAGTTGATGATACTGAATATCCGTGTCTGGGTGCGAAGTCTGCCCTCCATACCCAGCACTACCGATTTGGGAATTACGGATCGATGGGCAGTAAGGAAACCACGCATTCATTAGGACAAGATCTTAAAACGTATATTAAAGAAACGATTGAAGCCGACAGTCAATACATGTCCATGATCGCTATTTTCTCCGATGAAGTAAAAACGGAGTTGGATTTTGAGCAAAAGTTGTGGACGCAACTGCAAAAGCTACATGATAGTGAAAAAGATCATACGGATTGGGATCCGAACGTAGCGAGCGATCCGGCAAGTGATGATTTTAGTTTTAGTTTTGATCAGACGGCTTTTTTTGTTGTGGGCATGCACCCACTTTCCAGTCGGAAGGCTAGACAGCTCGATTTCTGTGCAATGGCTTTTAACCTGCACAGACAATTCGAACAACTACGTGAAGGCGATCAGTATGAAAAAATGAAACAGGTAATCCGTGACCGTGAGATAAACTATCAGGGGTCGATCAACCCGATGTTGAGAGACTACGGTGAAGGTTCGGAAGCGGCTCAATACAGCGGCCGGGAAGTTGATGACAACTGGAAATGCCCTTTTCATCCCTAG
- a CDS encoding DinB family protein encodes MDNQQKTPSTKENKLIRNIISQFLDIQEGGNWIDESFKKKIDNITADKVFVRPHPQLHSVGELVSHILEWRRASMDRLRGRQPSLTVNSPENWRTNDELISIGWAKLKSDFYLSTHQLIEIIEDKDDSFLENTYKDDYSFHYLVEGLVHHDLYHLGQIGLTIKFLNSEG; translated from the coding sequence ATGGACAATCAACAAAAAACACCGTCAACTAAGGAGAATAAATTGATCAGGAATATCATCTCACAGTTTTTGGATATCCAGGAGGGGGGAAACTGGATCGATGAGAGTTTTAAAAAGAAGATTGACAATATTACGGCAGATAAAGTGTTTGTTCGTCCTCATCCTCAGTTACATAGTGTTGGTGAGCTTGTATCACATATCTTAGAATGGCGCCGGGCCTCGATGGATCGACTTCGTGGACGACAACCCAGCCTAACAGTAAATAGCCCTGAAAACTGGCGTACGAATGATGAGCTGATAAGCATCGGTTGGGCAAAACTCAAAAGTGATTTCTATTTAAGTACCCATCAGCTTATTGAAATTATCGAAGATAAAGACGATAGCTTTTTGGAAAATACCTATAAGGATGACTATAGCTTCCATTACCTGGTGGAGGGACTTGTTCATCATGATCTTTATCATCTGGGACAAATCGGCTTGACAATTAAATTTTTAAATTCGGAAGGTTAA
- a CDS encoding LytR/AlgR family response regulator transcription factor has protein sequence MRVAIVDDEIHCIEILLIHLQNNFPEADIVFKSNKVEQALEELPKLEIDLLFLDIEMPGMSGFQLLEQLPDHQFDVIFTTAHSRYALQAFKVRAINYLMKPVDEQELLDAIAIYRENRLNHSYPNPDKIEALLAQLKKDGFIKSKISVPVSDGYEFIEVNDIMYCQSQSNYTTLYLTGDHEILVSKTLKEVETTLSQYFFVRIHHSYLINPNYVKNFSRNEGGYLVMEDKKQIPVSKANRTMITNLFDTVRRNS, from the coding sequence ATGAGAGTTGCGATAGTTGATGACGAAATACACTGCATTGAAATTTTACTTATTCACCTTCAGAATAATTTCCCTGAGGCCGATATCGTTTTTAAAAGCAATAAGGTGGAGCAAGCCCTGGAAGAACTGCCTAAGTTGGAGATCGACTTGCTCTTCCTCGACATTGAAATGCCAGGAATGAGCGGTTTCCAATTGTTAGAACAACTGCCCGACCATCAGTTTGATGTGATCTTCACTACAGCACACAGTCGATATGCCTTACAGGCCTTTAAAGTTCGCGCCATTAATTACCTTATGAAACCAGTTGACGAGCAAGAACTGCTTGATGCCATTGCGATATATCGGGAGAACAGGCTGAACCATAGCTACCCTAATCCGGATAAAATTGAAGCTTTACTAGCACAGTTGAAGAAAGACGGTTTTATAAAAAGCAAAATATCAGTACCTGTCTCCGATGGCTATGAGTTTATCGAAGTCAATGACATTATGTACTGCCAAAGTCAGAGTAATTATACTACGCTATATCTAACGGGCGATCATGAGATATTGGTGTCTAAAACGCTTAAGGAAGTAGAAACTACGTTGAGCCAATATTTCTTTGTGAGGATTCATCACTCGTATTTGATCAATCCGAACTATGTGAAGAACTTTTCGAGAAATGAGGGCGGCTACCTGGTTATGGAGGACAAAAAGCAAATACCTGTAAGTAAAGCCAATAGAACAATGATCACCAACCTCTTTGATACAGTTCGGAGGAATTCTTAA
- a CDS encoding tetratricopeptide repeat-containing sensor histidine kinase produces MLTNRLLSPGSYSKCFAFLAYLIVFSLLDSVFAQTKNQTAAEDLLTIDNKDSLWVIKAIDFTREIHRTSHDAQKEYRYAEEAVDAALQLNDTLLYAKALDNLGLLYRYHQWYAQAVTLHSKAFQLVESKSVDPINKMIFANNAGVAARYDQQYDLSISYYLKALKIAEQVKNLKNIAISSNGLGNAISQIPGRSEEALAYFQRALDAETQLGDSLGMAMDLLSISDYYIEKGDFNEAFRHLEQLMDINQKRKDVFGMAITYEYYGHAYFKQNQNIQQANHYYNQARELYLEMENALKAAQMLHSLGKVQEQFGQLPEALKFYDQSISIADSLHSKALIMENAYRISDVKKQQGDYRSSLEYYQMAENFEDSIDMAKQEVQVASLIHQYNLEKKEAQIALLENEKLLNAERLATQQTKIKTERIFYLILLFVALLTIFFIAVQYRNRKAKRVAELKLSEQEKHLLQAEYERNLAQAETVISRMQMNPHFIFNCLNAINLLIHQKAFKNASEYLITFSRFIRMILEMPMNDTISLSTELALVQHYLTLEEKRFNQELQYKIEFDDDNDWSDIMVPPLLLQPFVENAIWHGLLPSNKVDKQLLISITQQDDTTRVSIDDNGVGRKNSHEKQSKDEQKRQSLGMKITQERIHQYNKRYNAHIDLNIIDKENHAGTTIILNIKFPIFSDIQMN; encoded by the coding sequence ATGTTAACTAACCGATTATTGTCGCCTGGGTCCTACAGCAAGTGCTTTGCTTTTCTTGCCTATTTAATCGTATTTTCCCTACTAGACTCGGTTTTTGCTCAAACTAAAAATCAAACAGCTGCGGAAGATTTGTTGACGATCGATAACAAGGATTCATTATGGGTGATCAAAGCAATCGACTTTACAAGGGAAATACATCGTACAAGTCATGATGCACAAAAAGAATATCGGTATGCAGAAGAGGCTGTTGATGCCGCATTGCAACTTAATGATACACTGCTTTATGCAAAAGCGCTGGACAATTTGGGATTGCTCTACCGATATCATCAATGGTACGCTCAGGCAGTGACCTTGCACAGCAAAGCCTTTCAGCTCGTTGAGAGCAAATCTGTTGACCCGATCAACAAAATGATTTTTGCAAACAATGCGGGCGTAGCGGCCAGATATGATCAGCAGTATGATTTGTCGATTTCATACTATTTAAAGGCTTTAAAGATAGCAGAACAGGTAAAGAACCTGAAAAACATTGCGATCTCCAGCAATGGCTTAGGAAACGCAATCAGTCAGATCCCAGGACGGTCAGAAGAAGCTTTAGCTTATTTTCAACGTGCCCTGGATGCTGAAACGCAACTCGGCGACAGTTTAGGGATGGCAATGGATCTGCTATCGATCAGTGATTACTATATAGAAAAAGGGGATTTCAATGAAGCTTTTAGACACCTCGAACAATTAATGGATATCAACCAAAAGAGAAAGGATGTCTTCGGTATGGCCATCACGTACGAGTATTACGGTCATGCTTATTTCAAACAAAATCAGAATATTCAGCAAGCTAATCACTATTATAATCAGGCTCGGGAACTCTATTTGGAGATGGAAAACGCACTTAAAGCTGCGCAGATGTTGCATAGCTTGGGTAAAGTACAAGAGCAATTTGGCCAGCTTCCAGAAGCTTTGAAATTTTACGATCAATCCATCAGCATAGCTGACAGTCTGCACAGCAAAGCGCTGATAATGGAGAATGCTTATCGGATTTCGGACGTCAAAAAGCAACAGGGAGACTACCGTTCGTCTCTGGAATACTACCAAATGGCCGAAAATTTCGAAGACAGCATCGACATGGCCAAACAAGAGGTTCAGGTAGCATCATTGATCCACCAATATAACTTGGAGAAAAAAGAAGCTCAGATTGCATTGCTGGAAAATGAAAAATTATTAAATGCAGAAAGGCTTGCAACACAGCAAACGAAAATCAAGACCGAACGAATCTTCTATCTTATTTTGCTGTTCGTTGCGCTGCTGACCATCTTCTTCATTGCTGTTCAATACAGAAACCGAAAGGCAAAACGCGTGGCTGAGTTAAAACTCAGTGAACAAGAAAAGCACCTGTTGCAGGCAGAATATGAACGTAATTTAGCACAGGCGGAAACAGTGATTTCCCGGATGCAAATGAACCCTCATTTTATTTTCAACTGTCTGAATGCTATCAACCTGCTTATTCATCAAAAGGCATTTAAAAACGCCAGCGAGTATTTGATCACTTTTTCCCGTTTCATACGGATGATATTGGAGATGCCCATGAATGATACCATTAGCTTGTCGACTGAACTCGCTCTGGTTCAGCATTATTTGACATTAGAAGAAAAGCGCTTTAATCAGGAATTACAATATAAAATCGAATTCGATGATGACAACGATTGGTCTGACATTATGGTACCTCCCCTGCTTTTACAACCTTTTGTAGAGAATGCAATCTGGCATGGGCTGCTCCCGTCAAACAAGGTAGACAAGCAATTGCTGATATCGATCACCCAGCAAGATGATACAACGAGGGTCTCCATCGATGACAATGGCGTAGGAAGAAAAAACAGCCATGAAAAGCAGAGCAAGGATGAACAGAAAAGGCAAAGTTTGGGGATGAAGATAACGCAAGAAAGGATTCATCAATATAACAAACGCTATAACGCTCATATTGACCTGAATATCATTGATAAAGAAAACCATGCCGGGACGACAATAATCCTAAATATAAAATTTCCAATTTTCTCTGACATCCAAATGAATTGA
- a CDS encoding DUF4412 domain-containing protein, whose product MKNVMLLILCCALCTFPHKSHAQVLKKIGKKIERSVERRVERKVDQGIEKGLDKAEEGAGNAVEGAVASDKSTNDNKTAKERTIKSLPDDYQIKMSGSGPDLFMEYRMHVDGPDTEANQMNMSMKMYASPKTGNGRAETVMEIPMMGEMRMAVLTDMNNPEKVIMLNERKKQYSVMDLSDINKKQKKDEVYQVKKLGTVNFRGLNCIHSEATNQDGERFEIWTTTEIPGYQDMVDLYAKSQQMGTDNLWQAMQDAGSAGFMVKFQVEQKGTASILELVEIQKTSVPPSTFEIPDGYKESKGGWLGAF is encoded by the coding sequence ATGAAAAATGTGATGTTATTGATCTTATGTTGCGCTCTCTGTACTTTTCCTCATAAGTCTCATGCGCAAGTTTTAAAGAAGATTGGGAAAAAAATAGAGCGTAGTGTAGAGAGGCGTGTGGAGCGAAAAGTTGACCAAGGCATAGAAAAAGGATTGGACAAAGCCGAAGAAGGTGCTGGGAACGCAGTAGAAGGAGCGGTCGCGAGTGACAAAAGCACTAACGATAATAAAACTGCTAAAGAAAGGACAATCAAGTCATTGCCAGACGACTATCAGATTAAGATGTCAGGTTCCGGACCTGATTTGTTCATGGAATACCGGATGCATGTTGACGGACCAGATACAGAAGCTAATCAGATGAACATGTCGATGAAAATGTACGCATCACCAAAAACTGGGAACGGTAGGGCTGAGACTGTTATGGAAATACCGATGATGGGCGAAATGAGAATGGCGGTACTAACCGATATGAACAACCCTGAAAAAGTGATTATGCTTAATGAACGTAAAAAGCAATATAGCGTTATGGATCTTTCTGATATCAACAAAAAACAGAAAAAAGACGAAGTTTATCAGGTTAAAAAATTAGGTACCGTTAACTTTCGAGGGCTTAATTGTATTCATTCAGAAGCGACCAACCAAGATGGGGAACGATTTGAAATATGGACAACAACTGAAATTCCGGGTTATCAGGATATGGTGGACTTATATGCTAAATCTCAACAAATGGGTACAGATAACCTATGGCAAGCTATGCAGGATGCCGGTAGCGCAGGCTTTATGGTCAAGTTTCAGGTTGAACAGAAAGGAACAGCCAGTATTTTGGAGCTTGTAGAGATACAAAAAACGAGTGTTCCTCCATCTACGTTTGAGATTCCCGACGGATATAAAGAAAGTAAAGGCGGTTGGCTTGGTGCCTTTTAA
- a CDS encoding SRPBCC domain-containing protein gives MENKLTAEAFIQIQKSPKEVFDAIINPEKMQNYFAFGSAPLVSGETVEWWFPEFPDHFPVIAKDIVQHSYISFDWSGEQNDMLVEIKLEAKYDGSTVVRVNEHHMEFTAEGVQQALQQTGGWANFLACLKAYLEHGIQLRKGAFDFMKPERS, from the coding sequence ATGGAAAATAAACTGACCGCCGAAGCATTCATCCAAATTCAGAAATCCCCAAAGGAAGTTTTTGACGCAATTATAAACCCAGAGAAAATGCAGAATTATTTTGCCTTCGGCTCTGCGCCCCTGGTTAGTGGAGAGACTGTCGAATGGTGGTTTCCTGAATTTCCTGACCATTTCCCTGTCATCGCTAAAGATATTGTTCAACATTCTTATATTTCCTTTGACTGGAGCGGTGAACAAAACGATATGCTGGTAGAAATTAAATTGGAAGCCAAATATGATGGTTCAACCGTAGTACGCGTAAATGAACACCATATGGAATTCACTGCTGAGGGTGTGCAACAGGCTCTTCAACAGACCGGCGGGTGGGCAAACTTCCTGGCTTGTCTTAAGGCCTATCTGGAGCATGGGATTCAACTACGAAAAGGCGCCTTTGACTTTATGAAACCTGAGCGTAGCTGA
- a CDS encoding DedA family protein, protein MEVFLEFFNNLSDPDWIVKHGGLYLLLFIIFAETGILIGFFLPGDPILFIAGVIIANMSLGAAHPELTLLYWISLITVAAILGNFVGYWSGRFFGHRLLKMKDTWYFKKEYINKAQAFYDKRGGGAIILARFLPIVRTFAPIVAGIVEMDFKKFAFYNIIGGIIWVGSLVTLGYLLGENPWVQRNLEYVIFGIVLLATAPVIIKLFTGKKKPVGEPVSTKEPEEV, encoded by the coding sequence GTGGAAGTATTTTTAGAATTTTTCAATAACCTTAGTGATCCTGACTGGATTGTAAAACATGGTGGCCTTTATTTATTGCTTTTTATCATCTTCGCGGAGACGGGGATTCTGATCGGTTTTTTCTTACCGGGCGATCCGATTCTTTTTATTGCCGGGGTAATCATAGCAAACATGTCGCTCGGTGCTGCACATCCGGAACTGACCCTTTTATATTGGATATCGCTGATTACAGTGGCTGCTATTCTCGGTAATTTTGTAGGTTACTGGAGCGGTAGATTTTTCGGTCATCGCCTGCTGAAAATGAAGGATACTTGGTATTTCAAGAAAGAATATATCAATAAAGCGCAGGCTTTTTACGATAAACGCGGAGGTGGTGCAATAATCTTGGCTCGCTTCCTTCCTATTGTCCGCACCTTTGCACCTATTGTGGCGGGAATTGTAGAAATGGACTTCAAAAAGTTTGCTTTTTATAACATCATCGGTGGCATTATTTGGGTGGGCAGCTTGGTCACGCTTGGTTATTTGTTAGGCGAAAACCCCTGGGTGCAACGTAACCTGGAATATGTAATTTTTGGTATTGTATTGTTAGCTACTGCGCCGGTAATTATTAAATTATTCACCGGAAAGAAGAAACCTGTAGGTGAGCCTGTTTCTACAAAGGAGCCAGAGGAGGTATAA
- a CDS encoding DUF819 family protein produces the protein MTLFENVPLISNDAVVFGLLMIVLGLVFYTSSLENKFFKRFYVVIPPLLLCYFVPGLFNSAGIISGSESQLYDISASYLLPACLVLFTLSLNLSELWKLRKKAGVMFLATSLSVMLGGPFAVWVVSLFAPEVVGGEGADEVWRGLSTLAGSWIGGGANQAALYRIFEPSPELFSATITVDVFVAYGWMAILLYGAGKKEQLNRFFRADDRDVQELVGRMEAYSAETTRVANTKDYMIMLSLAFGVTGIAHLFGVSIAEWVNEHAPELSAFNLTSSFFWIILIATILGICLSFTKARNLEGAGASKLGTVFLYILIAAIGTQMNILSIFDNLGLIVVGLIWMLFHVIILVIVGRLIRAPFFFVAVSSMSNIGGVASSSVTAAAFHPSLVSVGVILSVCAYAIGTYAGYVCGILMQMVSP, from the coding sequence ATGACCCTTTTTGAGAATGTGCCCCTTATTTCCAACGATGCAGTTGTTTTTGGATTATTGATGATTGTTTTGGGGCTCGTATTCTATACCTCGTCCCTAGAAAATAAGTTTTTTAAGCGGTTTTACGTTGTTATTCCTCCTTTACTTTTATGCTATTTTGTGCCGGGATTATTTAATTCGGCCGGTATCATTTCAGGGTCGGAGTCTCAATTATATGATATTAGTGCTAGTTACCTGTTGCCTGCCTGTTTAGTGCTATTTACGTTGAGCTTAAACCTTTCTGAGCTTTGGAAGCTACGTAAGAAAGCTGGCGTTATGTTTTTAGCGACATCGCTTAGTGTGATGCTAGGCGGCCCTTTTGCGGTTTGGGTTGTGTCCCTTTTTGCTCCAGAAGTAGTCGGCGGGGAGGGAGCCGATGAAGTGTGGCGTGGTTTGTCGACCTTGGCTGGTTCATGGATAGGCGGTGGTGCCAATCAGGCAGCTCTGTATCGAATCTTTGAACCGTCACCCGAACTGTTTTCTGCAACTATTACTGTTGATGTATTTGTTGCTTATGGTTGGATGGCTATTTTGTTGTACGGAGCTGGTAAAAAAGAGCAGCTTAATCGTTTCTTTCGCGCAGACGACCGTGACGTTCAAGAGCTGGTTGGGCGCATGGAGGCTTACAGCGCCGAGACGACCCGTGTAGCTAATACAAAAGATTACATGATCATGCTCAGTCTGGCATTTGGTGTTACGGGTATTGCACATTTGTTTGGTGTTAGTATTGCTGAATGGGTTAACGAACATGCCCCCGAACTTTCAGCGTTCAACCTAACGTCTTCATTCTTCTGGATTATACTGATAGCCACGATTTTGGGTATTTGTCTGTCATTTACAAAAGCAAGAAACCTTGAAGGTGCCGGTGCTTCTAAGTTGGGTACCGTTTTTTTGTATATCCTTATTGCTGCGATCGGCACGCAAATGAATATCCTATCTATCTTTGATAATTTAGGGTTAATAGTTGTCGGGTTGATCTGGATGCTTTTCCATGTGATTATCCTTGTTATTGTCGGCAGGTTAATCCGCGCGCCTTTTTTCTTTGTTGCCGTGTCCAGTATGTCCAATATTGGTGGTGTGGCTTCATCGTCGGTTACCGCCGCGGCTTTTCATCCATCGTTGGTATCCGTTGGGGTCATCCTTTCCGTGTGCGCTTATGCCATCGGTACCTATGCAGGATATGTGTGCGGAATTTTGATGCAAATGGTGTCGCCATAA
- a CDS encoding TFIIB-type zinc ribbon-containing protein, with product MKCPNCDETLLLSDKNGIEIDYCPSCRGIWLDRGELDKIIERSADHYSNKDNYGRDHDRYGYDQRKSDDYHRRPRKKKSFLGDFFDFD from the coding sequence ATGAAATGTCCTAATTGCGACGAAACATTGTTGTTAAGTGATAAAAACGGAATTGAAATTGATTACTGCCCTTCTTGCAGAGGTATCTGGTTAGATCGGGGCGAGCTTGATAAAATCATCGAGCGCTCTGCTGACCATTATTCCAACAAGGATAACTACGGTCGCGATCATGACAGGTATGGGTATGACCAAAGAAAAAGTGACGATTATCACCGCAGACCTCGTAAGAAAAAATCATTCTTAGGTGATTTTTTTGATTTCGATTAA
- a CDS encoding mechanosensitive ion channel family protein, producing MENKKPSLVSSYLGYVIVACLFLIVRYVVDLDFFSGLERYRPFLQKLMLSLSIVTLILLAGKFVDDLIYKRSTSEGDRHNLQSIARLITSVLILIVIIAFLFQNLYAIAVSFGLISLVLGFALQSPITSFIAWLYIVFRRPYKIGDRIQLNGFRGDVVEVNYLDTAILECSGDYLQNDRRSGRIVYFPNSLILKSELINYSGPLVPFIYDETAIQIAYTSDLKFVEECLLEAADLDFKEHYPQLAGEAVGEWSPAVYFRVNTYAWLEAVIMYPVEPMNTTVKRNRIIKGALPLLNSVPEKVQFPEGSMR from the coding sequence ATGGAAAATAAGAAGCCTTCGCTAGTATCCTCTTATTTGGGATATGTAATTGTGGCGTGTTTGTTTTTGATCGTACGTTACGTAGTCGATTTAGATTTCTTTTCTGGTTTGGAGCGCTACAGACCCTTTCTCCAAAAACTCATGTTGAGCCTTTCCATCGTTACGTTAATATTACTGGCGGGAAAGTTTGTTGACGACCTTATTTATAAGCGTAGTACGAGTGAGGGGGATAGGCACAACCTGCAAAGTATCGCCCGATTGATAACGTCGGTATTGATCCTCATCGTTATCATTGCATTTCTTTTTCAGAACCTATATGCCATCGCGGTAAGTTTTGGTTTGATTTCATTGGTACTGGGTTTCGCCTTGCAATCGCCCATTACTTCGTTTATCGCTTGGCTTTATATTGTTTTTCGACGACCTTATAAGATCGGTGACCGGATTCAACTCAATGGTTTCAGAGGGGATGTTGTCGAAGTAAACTACCTCGATACGGCGATTCTCGAATGCAGCGGCGACTACCTGCAAAACGATCGTAGGAGTGGGAGGATTGTTTATTTTCCCAATAGCCTCATCCTGAAGTCAGAATTGATTAATTACTCAGGACCCCTAGTTCCTTTTATCTATGATGAAACTGCTATACAAATAGCTTATACGAGCGACTTGAAATTCGTGGAGGAGTGTTTGTTAGAAGCGGCTGATCTTGATTTTAAGGAGCATTATCCACAGTTGGCAGGAGAGGCTGTCGGAGAATGGTCGCCGGCAGTTTATTTCAGAGTTAATACATATGCTTGGTTAGAAGCAGTTATTATGTATCCTGTAGAACCGATGAATACGACGGTTAAGCGAAACCGCATCATAAAGGGTGCCCTACCCTTACTGAACAGTGTGCCTGAGAAAGTACAATTTCCTGAAGGAAGTATGCGATAA